The genomic region CGGCGAGATCTTCGACAGTTTCGGGGTGATCGGGTCGTAGCTCCACACCAGGCGGTGCTGCACGGCGTTGCCGGCGACGGCGGCGATCATCAGCATGAGCAGCGGCAGCCCGATGGCCGCCAGGGCCGCGATCAGCAGCTGGCGCGCCGCCGCGGTCAGCACGGCCGCGTCCAGGCTGATGCGGCCGGCATTGGCGAGATAGCCCTTGAGGGCGAGCGTCAGGTCGAAGGCCGCCCCCTTGGCGAACAGGAAGAAGGCGAGCGTGCCCGCCCCCAGCACGAACCAGGTGCCGAGCTCCTGGCTCTTGGCGACGTCGCCGCGCTCGACGGCCTGGTCGAGCTTCTTCTGGGTCGGGTCGAGCGTGCGTTCGCCGGCATCGTCCTCGGCCATGTCTAGCGCGTCACGAAGGCCTGCAGGCCGGCCTGCAGGTAGCCGAGCCAGACCAGCATCATGGTGGCGACGACGAAGGCGAACAGGAGGAGCCCGAGCATGATCGTCGCCGGCAGGGCGATGAAGAACACCTGCATCTGCGGCATGAGCTTGGACAGCACCGCCAGCCCCGCATTGAAGATCAGGCCGAACACCAGGAACGGCGCCGAGATCTGGATGGCGATCCTGAAGGCACCGGCCACGGTCTGCAGGATCATCTGCGCCGCGTCGCCCGCGTTGGGCAGCGTGCCCGGCGCGAACAGGGTATAGCTGTCATAGAGAGCCGCGATGACGAGATGGTGCAGGTCGCTGGCGAAGATCAGCGTCACGGCGAGGAGCGCCAGGAAGCCGGAGAAGATCGCCCCCTGCTGGCCCTGCGTCGGATCGACGGTGGTGACGAAGCCGAGGCCGAGCTGGTTGGCGATCACCGTCCCGGCGGTCTGCAGGCCGCCCATCAGCATGCGCCCGGTGGCGCCGATGACGAAGCCGACGGCGAGCTCGCCGGCGAGCAGGCGCAGCAGCGCCGGCAGGGTCATCTCCACCCGGTAGGCGTCGCTCACCAGCGGGAAGAACATCAGCGTCAGCGCCAGCGCGATGGAAAGGCGCAGGCGCTGCGGCACGCTCGTCTCGCCCAGCCCCGGCATCAGCATGACCATGGTGCCGATCCGCGCCATCATCAGCATGAAGACGGCGGCGATGCGCGGCAGGAGGTCCAGGGTCAGCGTCATGGCGCGAGGCTAGCCTCCCGCCGCGATCCGCGCGGCGACGCGCGCCATGTAGGCGCCGAGCGCGTCGCTCATGAACGGCAGCATCAGCACCAGCGCCAGGAACATCAGCAGGATCTTGGGGACGAAGGCGAGCGTCTGCTCCTGGATCTGCGTCAGCGCCTGCAGCAGCGAGATGGCGACGCCGACCACCAGGCCGACGATCATCATCGGGCTCGCCACCTTGAGCAGCGTCAGGATGGCGTCGCGGGAAATGTCGAGGATTTCGGGGCCTGTCATGGGGTCGTCCCGGGAGCGCGGAGGCAGTTCGGTTGGAGCACCGCGACGGTGCGGCGCAGGGGTCGGCGAGCGTCCCGCCCTAGCCCGGCGCGAATCGCCCGCTCCCTGGCCGAACCATAGGTGTCCACGCGCCTCAGATCGACATGCGCATGATCTCCTGATAGGCGGAGATCACCCGATCGCGCACGCTGACCAGGGTCTGCATGGCCGTCTCGCTCTCGGCCACCGCGGTGACGATGTCGATCATGTCGGTGCGCCCGGCGGTGGCGTTCATCGCCGCCGTGTCCGCCGCCTGCCCGGTCTGGCTCACCGTTCCCAGCGCCTGGCTGAGCAGGCCGGCGAAGGACGTCTCCGGCGCCGCGGCTGCGGCAGCCGGCTTGAGCGCGGCGGCGCCACCGAGTTTCTGGGCCGCCGCGGCATAGGCGCCGGCGGCGAGAGCGGGAGCCGTCATTGCTGAACTCCTTCGGGCGGATGGGCCGTCGCGGCCTGGAGGGAACGAGGTCTGCAGGGTCGGGGCGGCGAAGCCACGAGAAGCTGCTTAGCCGCGCAGGATGTCGAGGGTGCGGGCGATCATGCGCCGGGCGGCGCCGATCACGTTGAGATTGGCTTCGTAGGCGCGCTGCGCCTCGCGCATGTCCATCTGCTCGATCAGCGGATTGACGTTCGGCATCTTGACATAGCCCTGCGCGTCGGCGGCCGGGTTGCCCGGCTCATATTCGGTCCGGAAAGCGGAGGCGTCGCGCCGGACGCGGCCGAGCCGCACCACCTGGGCGTCGAGATCGCGGTCGATCTCGGTGCCGAAGGTCGCGACCTTGCGCCGATAGGGGTCGCCGCCCGGCGTCGTCGCGGTCGAATCGGCATTGGCGAGATTCTCGGCGATCACGCGCATGCGGCCGGATTCGGCCTTGAGCCCGGACGATGCGATGCCGATGGCGCGGGTCAGATCCATGCTCAGCCTCCCTTCACGGCCATCTTCAGGAGACCGAGGCTCTTGGTGTAGAGCAGCGACGCCACCTGATAGTCCTGCTGCGTCTCGGCCACCTTGGTCATCTCGTCCTCCAGCACCACCGAATTGCCGTCGGGCGTGGTCTCGAAGGTCTTTTCGCGCGCCGCGCCGAAGCTCTGCTCGTCGCCTTGCCCGGTCGAGATGTGCATCGGGCTGGTGCGCATGGCGGTGACGGCCCCGGTGGAAACCCCGCCGGCGACGAGATCGCCGAAGCCCAGCGGCTTGAGGTCGCGCTCGCGATAGCCGGGCGTCTCGGCATTGGCGACGTTCTCGGCCAGCACCTTCTGGCGCGCCTCGAGCCAGCGCATCCGCGTCTTCAGCATGTCGACGAGCGGAATATCTGCGAAAGCCATGCCCCCTCCTCGCCGCATCCGGCCATGATCCGGCAGGCAAAATTTGCCGGGCACATGGTTAATGCCGAGTTAACCCCGGGGCATCTGTGCTGTCCCGTCTGTGGACAAGGGTCTTACGGACGGGCGATTCTTCGTGTTTAAGCATCTGCTGGAACGTCGACGAAAGTCGGTGCGCAAAAAAGCCGAGCTTTCCGTCTATGCGGCGGATGGCCTGTTCGAGGACGCGTGGCGATGGATTTGTTGGATTCACTCTTCGGCACCAACGTGCCGACCGCGGCGAAGATGCTCATCGCATTCGCCGTGATCTTTGCGCTGCTGGGCATCTTCTGGTTCGTCATGCGCTTCCTGATGCCCGGCCCCCGCGTCGGGGGTGCCGGCGGCCGCGGCCGGCAGCCCCGACTCGGCGTGCTCGACGCGCATTCGGTCGACGGCCGGCGCAAGCTGGTGCTGATCCGCCGCGACAATGTCGAGCATCTCATCATGATCGGCGGTCCCAACGACGTCGTGATCGAATCGACCATCCCGCGCGCCAAGCCGCCGCAGCAGCAGACACGCCCCGAAGGTGCGGCGCCAGCCGCCCCCCTGGAGATGCCGGCCGCCGCCAGGGTCGAGCGGCCGATCGAGAATGGTCCGCCGGAGCGGCCGGCCGAGGCGCCGCGCCGTCCGGCCCCGCCGCTGCCGCCGGTCGCGCCGCCGCAGCCGATCGTGCCGCCGCAGCCGGCCGAGCCGGTGGCCGTCGAGCCCAGATCCGAGCCGGCACCGCTCCGTCGCCCGGAAGCCCCCGCGCCGATCGTCGACACGGCCGACCTCGAGGCCGCGCTCTTTGCCGACGAGGAGCCGCCGGTGCCGCCCGTCCCGGCCCGCCGCGAGCCTCGCCCGGCCGAGCCCGCGCCCGACTCCTTCGAGGCCCTGCTCGCCGACGATTTCGATGCCGAGCCGGCAGCCCCCGAACCGCCGAAGGCTGCCCCCGCTCCCCCGCCGGTCCAGCCCGCGGCCGAGGCGCCCAGGCAGGCGCCCTTCCGCCCGGTGGCCATGCCGCCGGCAGCGCAGCTCGCCTCGGCCCAGCCGACGCCCGTTCAGTCGGCGCCGGTCCAGCCGCCGGCGGCGGCCCGCCCGGCCCCGCCGGAGCCGCAGCCTCCCCGCCCCGCGCCCGTCCAGCCCGCGCCTGTTCAGCCGGCGCCGGTGCCACCTCCGCCGCAGGCGGCCCGCCCGGCCCCGCAGCCGCCCGAACCGCAGCCGCCGCGCCCGGCGCCGGTCCAGCCGCCGCGTCCGGCTCCCGCCCCGGCCAAGCCCGAGGAAGAGGCCGCCGCGCCGGTTCAGCCTCAGCCAGCGCCGACGCCGGCCCGCCCGCTACCGGCCCAGGCCGCGGCGCCGCAGGCGCGGCCCGCGCCGCCGGCACGCCCGGTCCCGCCGCCCCGGCCGGTCGCCCCCAGGCCCGCGCCCGTCCAGCCGAATGGCCAGAAGCCGGCCGTTCCGCCGAGGCCGCCGGCAGCCAGGCCCGCCGCCCCGGCCCGCCCCGCGCCGGAAGCACCGGCACGCCCGCCGCAGGAACCCGCGCCGGCGCCTGCCCGCCCGGCGGTTCCCGAACTGCGCCTGCCGGAGCTCAAGTTGCCGGACCTGAGGCTGCCGCAGCTGCGGCCGGTGCCGCCGGCCGCCGAGCCGGAGCCGCAGCCCGAGCCGACCGAGCCCGCGGCCGCAGCGGCGCCGGGGCCCGAGGCCGCAGCGGAACCCGCCCCGCCCCGTCCCGCCCCGCCGCGCCCGGCCCTGCCGCCGATTCCGCAATTCCGTCCCGAGCCGCGGGCGGATGCCCGTGCCGAGCCGAAGCCGGAACCCGCCAAGGCCGCGCCGCCGCCGCCCGCCGCGCCGGAGCCCGATCCCTTCGCCAGCCTCGAGGAGGAGATGGCGAGCCTGCTCGGCCGCATGCCCGGCTCGCCCAAGTCGTGATCGGGCTGCCGGATCGGCCCGTCGCCTGCGGCGGCCGATCCGCCCTGATCGGCCTTGCGACGCTGCTCGCCGCCGGCGGATCGGCTGCGGCGCAGAGCGTCACCCTGTCGCTGCCGGAGGGAGCCGGCGTCACGGAGCGCGCCCTGCAGCTGGTCGCGCTGGTCACCATCCTGTCGATCGCCCCGTCGATCCTGGTGATGGTGACGTCCTTCACCCGGATCGCGGTGGTGCTGTCGCTCCTGCGCACCGCCATCGGCACCAACACCGCCCCCTCCAACGCCGTGATCCTGTCGCTGGCGCTGTTCCTCTCCGCCTTCATCATGGCGCCGACCTTCCAGACGGCCTACGAGCAGGGGATCCAGCCCTACATCGCTCAGCAGATCGACCAGACCCAGGCGCTCCAGCGCACCACCCAGCCCTTCCGCGAGTTCATGCTGAAGAACGTCCGGGAAAAGGACCTGGCGCTGTTCCTCGACATGGCCAAGGAGCCGCGCCCCGACACGCCCCAGGACGTCAGCCTGCGCGTGCTCGTCCCGGCCTTCATGATCTCGGAGCTGCGCCGGGCCTTCGAGATCGGCTTCCTCCTGTTCCTGCCCTTCCTGATCATCGATCTCGTCGTCGCCTCGGTGCTGATGTCGATGGGCATGATGATGCTGCCGCCGGTGACAGTGTCGCTGCCGTTCAAGCTGATCTTCTTCGTGCTGGTCGACGGCTGGAACCTGGTGGCGGGATCGCTGGTGCAGAGCTTCGGCAATTGACAGGGGCGGCCGCGCCCGGCACACAAGACCCCCTCCCCGCCGACCGCCTCCCCGAGCCTTGTCCGCCCATGCGATCCGACGTTTCCGCCCAGTCGATCGGCATAGGCCTGCTGGTCGTCATCGTCGGCTATGCCAGCACGGTCGCCGTCGTCATCCATGGCCTTTCCGCCGTCGGCGCCAGCGAAGGCCAGATCGTCTCGGGCCTGGCCGTGCTCTGCCTCGCCATGGGCCTCGGCGGCGTCGCGCTCAGCCTGGCCACGCGCATGCCGATCTCGGTGGCCTGGTCGACCCCGGGCATGGCGCTGCTGGCCACGCTCGGCACCCTGCCCGGCGGCTTCCCCGCGGCGGTCGGTGCCTTCATCGCCACCGGCGTGCTGATCATGCTGACGGGGCTGTGGACGCCGCTCGGCCGGCTGGTCGCGATGATCCCGCGGCCGGTGGCCAACGGCATGCTCGGCGGCATCCTGCTGAAGCTGTGCCTGGCACCCTTCGTCGCGCTGACCGAGGCCCCCGGCGTGGCGCTCGTGGTGATCGCGGTCTGGGTGGTGGTCGGCCGCTTCTGGCGGCTGTGGGCGGCGCCGGCGGCGCTGGTCGTCGCCCTCGGCGCCCTGGCGCTGACCTCGCCCGGCGGCATTTCCTATGCGGTGGCGCCGCATGTCGAATGGGTGACGCCGGTGTTCGACTGGCAGGCGATGATGTCGATCGCGCTGCCGCTCTTCGTCGTCACCATGGCCTCGCAGAACATCCCGGGCCTGACGGTGCTCTCCACCTTC from Labrys wisconsinensis harbors:
- the flgC gene encoding flagellar basal body rod protein FlgC, with product MDLTRAIGIASSGLKAESGRMRVIAENLANADSTATTPGGDPYRRKVATFGTEIDRDLDAQVVRLGRVRRDASAFRTEYEPGNPAADAQGYVKMPNVNPLIEQMDMREAQRAYEANLNVIGAARRMIARTLDILRG
- the fliP gene encoding flagellar type III secretion system pore protein FliP (The bacterial flagellar biogenesis protein FliP forms a type III secretion system (T3SS)-type pore required for flagellar assembly.), with the protein product MIGLPDRPVACGGRSALIGLATLLAAGGSAAAQSVTLSLPEGAGVTERALQLVALVTILSIAPSILVMVTSFTRIAVVLSLLRTAIGTNTAPSNAVILSLALFLSAFIMAPTFQTAYEQGIQPYIAQQIDQTQALQRTTQPFREFMLKNVREKDLALFLDMAKEPRPDTPQDVSLRVLVPAFMISELRRAFEIGFLLFLPFLIIDLVVASVLMSMGMMMLPPVTVSLPFKLIFFVLVDGWNLVAGSLVQSFGN
- the fliR gene encoding flagellar biosynthetic protein FliR, giving the protein MTLTLDLLPRIAAVFMLMMARIGTMVMLMPGLGETSVPQRLRLSIALALTLMFFPLVSDAYRVEMTLPALLRLLAGELAVGFVIGATGRMLMGGLQTAGTVIANQLGLGFVTTVDPTQGQQGAIFSGFLALLAVTLIFASDLHHLVIAALYDSYTLFAPGTLPNAGDAAQMILQTVAGAFRIAIQISAPFLVFGLIFNAGLAVLSKLMPQMQVFFIALPATIMLGLLLFAFVVATMMLVWLGYLQAGLQAFVTR
- a CDS encoding flagellar biosynthetic protein FliO, which produces MDLLDSLFGTNVPTAAKMLIAFAVIFALLGIFWFVMRFLMPGPRVGGAGGRGRQPRLGVLDAHSVDGRRKLVLIRRDNVEHLIMIGGPNDVVIESTIPRAKPPQQQTRPEGAAPAAPLEMPAAARVERPIENGPPERPAEAPRRPAPPLPPVAPPQPIVPPQPAEPVAVEPRSEPAPLRRPEAPAPIVDTADLEAALFADEEPPVPPVPARREPRPAEPAPDSFEALLADDFDAEPAAPEPPKAAPAPPPVQPAAEAPRQAPFRPVAMPPAAQLASAQPTPVQSAPVQPPAAARPAPPEPQPPRPAPVQPAPVQPAPVPPPPQAARPAPQPPEPQPPRPAPVQPPRPAPAPAKPEEEAAAPVQPQPAPTPARPLPAQAAAPQARPAPPARPVPPPRPVAPRPAPVQPNGQKPAVPPRPPAARPAAPARPAPEAPARPPQEPAPAPARPAVPELRLPELKLPDLRLPQLRPVPPAAEPEPQPEPTEPAAAAAPGPEAAAEPAPPRPAPPRPALPPIPQFRPEPRADARAEPKPEPAKAAPPPPAAPEPDPFASLEEEMASLLGRMPGSPKS
- a CDS encoding benzoate/H(+) symporter BenE family transporter — protein: MRSDVSAQSIGIGLLVVIVGYASTVAVVIHGLSAVGASEGQIVSGLAVLCLAMGLGGVALSLATRMPISVAWSTPGMALLATLGTLPGGFPAAVGAFIATGVLIMLTGLWTPLGRLVAMIPRPVANGMLGGILLKLCLAPFVALTEAPGVALVVIAVWVVVGRFWRLWAAPAALVVALGALALTSPGGISYAVAPHVEWVTPVFDWQAMMSIALPLFVVTMASQNIPGLTVLSTFGYRPATRPIFLLTGAASVAGAFWGSPTVNLAAITAALCAGPDAHPDHARRYVAAAVAGFAYVGFAALAGVTTVLVTHASPILVEAVAGLALTGAFGSAMLATVQEEKERVPALMTFLVTASGYSIFGIGSAFWGLIGGVAVHLVTTAGSRKA
- the fliQ gene encoding flagellar biosynthesis protein FliQ produces the protein MTGPEILDISRDAILTLLKVASPMMIVGLVVGVAISLLQALTQIQEQTLAFVPKILLMFLALVLMLPFMSDALGAYMARVAARIAAGG
- the fliE gene encoding flagellar hook-basal body complex protein FliE gives rise to the protein MTAPALAAGAYAAAAQKLGGAAALKPAAAAAAPETSFAGLLSQALGTVSQTGQAADTAAMNATAGRTDMIDIVTAVAESETAMQTLVSVRDRVISAYQEIMRMSI
- the flgB gene encoding flagellar basal body rod protein FlgB, whose protein sequence is MAFADIPLVDMLKTRMRWLEARQKVLAENVANAETPGYRERDLKPLGFGDLVAGGVSTGAVTAMRTSPMHISTGQGDEQSFGAAREKTFETTPDGNSVVLEDEMTKVAETQQDYQVASLLYTKSLGLLKMAVKGG